The Acidobacteriota bacterium genome window below encodes:
- a CDS encoding DUF2029 domain-containing protein yields MTRTPQRRLESLVLVALALYYAAKIVLILGSPQVCGNFGMDYCAYWSAGRIIDEHGMAAAYSPDLLELYQGRAHPGGTVPGSGVLGILYPPAFLLPFRCLSLIGPSASFLVWTLVNLAAFLLYLRFFAEKMTGNPSSPRLLLWMLLSLPAFVNFREGQVNVWLAVCAGEFLRAIVSDRPWRAGFWVGGWLLKPQLLVLILPLLAIRKAWRVLGGFGVSAGAVLAVSVALAGAEGMINLARIVELAARGGVSSNPSAMTNWRMAGALASCFGVPGAGWGVIIAGSVLTTAAALYVLGKRPAGDRSAAATALIGLSAATGLVAWHAHLHMALILIPPMLYLVSERRMSRRMFLLWVLLPVAFQVLGYAAAYGINPGDRPDHFSPTLAFARGMPGFLLNLTLFGWTAVRLPRPAEG; encoded by the coding sequence ATGACGAGGACCCCGCAACGAAGGCTGGAATCCCTTGTACTGGTGGCCCTGGCCCTTTATTACGCCGCGAAAATCGTCCTGATTCTTGGCTCCCCCCAGGTGTGCGGCAATTTCGGCATGGATTACTGCGCATACTGGAGCGCGGGCAGGATCATCGACGAACACGGCATGGCGGCCGCCTATTCCCCCGACCTGCTGGAACTCTACCAGGGCCGCGCCCACCCCGGGGGAACCGTCCCGGGATCCGGGGTCCTGGGGATCCTGTACCCCCCCGCGTTTCTCCTCCCCTTCCGCTGTCTGTCCCTGATCGGACCATCCGCCAGCTTCCTGGTCTGGACCCTTGTCAACCTGGCCGCCTTCCTTCTCTATCTCCGCTTTTTTGCGGAGAAGATGACCGGGAATCCCTCCTCCCCCCGCCTGCTGCTATGGATGCTGCTGTCGCTGCCGGCGTTCGTGAATTTTCGCGAAGGGCAGGTGAACGTCTGGCTGGCCGTCTGTGCGGGGGAATTCCTGCGGGCCATCGTCTCGGACAGACCCTGGCGGGCAGGGTTCTGGGTGGGCGGATGGCTGCTGAAACCACAGCTCCTCGTTCTGATCCTGCCCCTGCTCGCGATCCGGAAGGCCTGGAGGGTCCTGGGGGGGTTCGGTGTATCCGCCGGTGCGGTCCTGGCCGTCTCGGTGGCACTCGCAGGCGCGGAAGGGATGATCAACCTGGCCCGCATCGTGGAGCTGGCGGCCCGGGGCGGCGTGTCCAGCAACCCCTCCGCCATGACGAACTGGCGCATGGCGGGAGCCCTGGCCTCCTGCTTCGGCGTCCCGGGCGCCGGATGGGGAGTCATCATCGCCGGAAGCGTTCTGACCACCGCCGCGGCCCTGTATGTCCTCGGGAAACGCCCGGCCGGCGACCGCAGCGCGGCCGCGACCGCCCTGATCGGGCTTTCGGCGGCCACGGGCCTCGTCGCCTGGCACGCCCACCTGCACATGGCGCTGATCCTGATCCCCCCCATGCTCTACCTGGTCAGCGAGCGGCGCATGAGCCGGAGAATGTTCCTGCTCTGGGTCCTTCTACCCGTGGCGTTCCAGGTTCTGGGGTACGCGGCCGCTTACGGAATCAATCCCGGCGATCGTCCGGACCATTTCAGCCCGACGCTGGCGTTCGCGCGCGGAATGCCCGGCTTTCTCCTGAACCTGACGTTGTTCGGCTGGACGGCGGTCCGGCTTCCCCGGCCGGCGGAGGGCTAG